A genomic region of Saprospiraceae bacterium contains the following coding sequences:
- a CDS encoding T9SS type A sorting domain-containing protein, whose protein sequence is MACNSLIQVSLDANCQATVTAAMMLNDTLTACPSGQFTVRVLKYDIPIPTSPVVTGAYVGETLKVEIRDNISGNRCWGYAKIEDKLPPTIECARDTIPCFVASTYAPYAYDGCGLDTVILTDELIMPLNCDNRYIKQVVRKYVAYDIWGNKSPVCSDTILLKRFDTARVICPESHTIALGNAINCKDIQYNRIPLDKNGHPHPDYTGVPQYSDTVSKSPLIIETIDIWPVRDIYCNIAVTYEDIDLGVINCVQKYMRMWTIREWWCNSEVVRVCMQFIEVVDREAPYVHAPYDFEATTDGGYKCQATVNIPPAIVFDSCNNRDVRVDLVYPGGIKNNSNGGVVVLPVGVNKIYYRAYDKCYNLGVDSILVTVLDKTAPVAICDRETVVSLSIYGTTHVYAKTFDDGSYDDCHIDSFLVRRMDNGAPCGQNITWFRPYVEFCCADVGQTRTVIFRAKDKHGNYNDCMVQIEVQDKIKPTCHPPKDLTVSCDFHFDINDLSVFGVMQTDSAYFNKARSLTYKGAGGVPVTVNFHDGFAHDNCEFDIDPSHVDYRTQCNVGSIVRTWVVSDGNGSETCTQTITFVNFNPYNFSNIWWPRDTTLYMCLDPDRLTPDSLGLFPILHNETKCDLLGISSQDHLFRIVQGGDACYKIIRKWKVIDWCQVVYTPSGAQFQVATHDQIIKVNNLVDPTLDAIPTQDTTVCTLDSCTNGFISLVAHGSDDCTPGDELAWEYLIDLGNNGTFDIIRSGVGNFIDATGRYPLGTHKIKYVFEDRCGNKTAEERLFTILNCKEPTPYCINGVAIDLMPLDTNRDGRIDWGMIEVWANDVDQGSYGACKNPIVLSFSSDTNNRSIVFDCNTLGQQTVQMWVTDRLTGKQAYCRTFIEVQDNNKACGQTLQSGTINGLVSNREDNQSMNDVEVSLVDQNSQGKPTVSKVITTSNGQYAFSNMPLNNGNYNVVASRNADPLNGVSTADIVKIQRHILGIETLTSPYKTIAADVNNDLNITSKDIVELRRLILGINSKFANNESWAFVDAAYQFSNAGDEVLKEKWPRSYKIDPFNKDMNGIDFKGIKIGDITGNATAGFGAVTTRGNNTTLELITQEMTFTSGLDVVVPVSVLNNYGLTGMQFTIQFDPKVLEFVDVQSAACSLNQDHLGLVALGQGLVTLSWNTNVDFDVNNGDKLFTLKFKALSQGNLSNALQFNSIITPALAFNAEVEDMDLKLGFRNQNGTVKTHQGIIVYQNQPNPFSEFTIVGYELPDAAQATITVYDLNSKVLHKSVMNATKGYNQFELNTSQLGATGVLFYQLDAAGYTATKRMVVIK, encoded by the coding sequence ATGGCTTGTAATTCACTTATTCAAGTATCATTAGATGCAAACTGCCAAGCTACGGTGACAGCTGCCATGATGCTTAATGACACCTTAACGGCTTGTCCCAGCGGACAATTCACTGTTAGAGTTTTAAAATACGACATCCCGATTCCTACCTCACCGGTAGTAACCGGAGCTTATGTTGGTGAAACTTTAAAAGTTGAAATTCGCGACAACATTTCAGGAAACAGATGTTGGGGTTATGCAAAGATTGAAGACAAATTGCCGCCCACAATTGAATGTGCACGCGATACAATTCCTTGTTTTGTCGCATCAACATATGCTCCTTATGCATATGATGGTTGCGGTTTAGACACGGTTATTTTAACCGATGAATTAATTATGCCACTAAATTGTGATAATCGATATATCAAACAAGTCGTTCGCAAATATGTAGCTTATGATATTTGGGGTAATAAATCGCCAGTATGCAGCGATACAATTTTGTTGAAGCGATTTGATACGGCAAGGGTGATTTGTCCTGAAAGTCATACCATTGCTTTAGGCAATGCGATCAATTGTAAAGATATTCAATACAATAGAATCCCGCTCGATAAGAATGGCCATCCCCACCCCGATTATACAGGTGTTCCTCAATATTCTGATACCGTTTCAAAATCGCCTTTGATTATTGAGACCATCGATATTTGGCCTGTGCGTGATATTTATTGCAATATCGCGGTGACTTATGAAGATATTGATTTAGGGGTTATCAATTGTGTACAAAAATATATGAGGATGTGGACCATCAGGGAATGGTGGTGTAACTCCGAAGTTGTACGTGTCTGTATGCAGTTTATTGAAGTTGTAGATCGCGAAGCACCATATGTGCACGCCCCTTATGATTTTGAAGCAACAACTGATGGCGGATATAAATGTCAGGCAACTGTAAATATACCTCCGGCAATCGTATTTGATTCTTGTAATAATAGAGATGTACGCGTCGATTTAGTGTATCCAGGCGGAATCAAGAATAATTCTAATGGAGGAGTTGTTGTTTTACCTGTTGGAGTAAATAAAATTTATTATCGTGCTTATGACAAATGTTATAATCTCGGCGTAGATTCTATACTCGTAACTGTATTGGACAAAACTGCACCAGTTGCAATTTGTGATCGGGAAACAGTTGTATCACTATCTATTTACGGGACAACACATGTTTATGCAAAAACATTTGATGATGGAAGTTATGACGACTGCCATATTGATTCATTTCTGGTAAGAAGAATGGACAATGGTGCACCTTGTGGTCAGAACATTACATGGTTCAGACCATATGTGGAGTTCTGTTGTGCTGATGTTGGTCAAACAAGAACTGTCATATTCCGTGCAAAAGATAAACACGGTAACTATAATGATTGTATGGTGCAAATAGAAGTACAGGATAAAATTAAGCCTACCTGTCACCCACCTAAAGATCTTACAGTTTCATGTGATTTCCACTTCGATATAAATGACCTAAGTGTTTTTGGAGTCATGCAAACAGATTCTGCATACTTTAATAAAGCAAGATCATTAACTTATAAAGGTGCAGGAGGAGTTCCTGTGACCGTTAATTTCCATGATGGTTTTGCTCATGACAATTGTGAATTTGACATCGATCCAAGTCATGTTGATTATAGAACACAATGTAATGTTGGATCGATCGTAAGAACATGGGTTGTTAGTGATGGAAATGGATCAGAGACCTGTACTCAAACCATCACATTTGTGAACTTTAATCCATATAACTTCAGCAATATTTGGTGGCCACGTGACACAACTCTTTACATGTGCTTAGATCCGGATAGATTAACTCCGGACTCATTAGGTCTATTTCCAATTCTGCACAATGAAACCAAGTGTGATTTGTTAGGAATAAGCTCACAAGATCATTTATTTAGAATTGTCCAGGGTGGCGATGCTTGCTATAAGATTATCCGTAAATGGAAAGTCATTGACTGGTGTCAGGTTGTGTACACACCATCAGGTGCGCAATTTCAGGTAGCCACACATGATCAAATCATTAAGGTGAATAACTTGGTTGATCCTACTTTGGATGCTATTCCAACACAGGATACTACAGTTTGTACGCTAGATTCTTGTACGAATGGTTTTATAAGCCTCGTAGCACACGGATCAGATGATTGCACACCAGGTGATGAACTCGCTTGGGAATATTTGATAGATCTGGGTAATAATGGAACATTTGATATTATCAGATCTGGGGTAGGCAATTTTATTGATGCAACCGGAAGGTATCCATTAGGTACGCATAAAATAAAATATGTTTTTGAAGATCGTTGCGGAAATAAAACTGCTGAGGAGCGTTTGTTTACGATTCTGAATTGTAAAGAACCAACACCTTATTGCATCAATGGAGTTGCGATTGATTTGATGCCTTTAGATACGAACAGAGATGGACGTATCGACTGGGGTATGATTGAAGTATGGGCAAATGATGTTGATCAGGGAAGTTATGGAGCATGTAAAAATCCAATCGTACTCAGCTTTTCCAGCGACACAAATAATAGATCGATTGTATTTGATTGCAATACTTTAGGTCAACAAACCGTGCAAATGTGGGTAACGGACAGATTAACAGGTAAACAGGCTTATTGTAGAACTTTTATTGAAGTTCAAGATAACAATAAGGCTTGCGGACAAACATTGCAAAGTGGAACGATCAATGGTTTAGTTTCCAATCGCGAAGACAATCAGTCTATGAATGATGTTGAGGTGAGTCTTGTAGATCAGAATTCGCAGGGCAAACCAACGGTATCAAAAGTGATCACTACAAGTAATGGACAATATGCATTTTCAAACATGCCGTTGAACAATGGAAATTACAATGTTGTAGCTTCCAGAAATGCGGATCCATTAAATGGTGTTTCTACTGCTGATATTGTGAAAATCCAAAGACATATTCTGGGTATTGAAACATTGACATCTCCTTACAAAACTATTGCGGCGGATGTAAACAATGACTTGAATATTACCTCAAAGGATATTGTTGAATTGAGAAGATTAATACTTGGAATCAATTCGAAATTTGCAAACAATGAGAGCTGGGCGTTTGTGGATGCTGCTTATCAGTTTAGCAATGCAGGTGATGAAGTATTGAAGGAGAAATGGCCAAGAAGTTACAAAATTGATCCTTTCAATAAAGACATGAATGGAATTGACTTCAAGGGAATAAAAATTGGAGATATTACCGGTAATGCAACTGCAGGATTTGGTGCGGTGACAACAAGAGGAAACAATACTACCTTGGAATTGATCACACAAGAAATGACATTTACATCCGGTTTGGATGTGGTTGTGCCTGTCAGTGTATTAAATAATTACGGATTAACTGGTATGCAGTTTACGATTCAGTTTGATCCAAAAGTACTTGAATTTGTAGATGTTCAATCAGCGGCTTGTAGCCTAAACCAAGATCATTTAGGATTGGTTGCGCTTGGCCAAGGATTGGTCACCTTAAGCTGGAACACTAATGTTGATTTCGACGTCAACAATGGTGATAAATTATTCACGCTTAAATTCAAGGCTCTTTCACAAGGTAATCTCTCAAATGCACTACAATTTAATTCGATAATTACTCCTGCATTAGCTTTTAATGCAGAAGTTGAAGATATGGATCTCAAGTTGGGATTCAGAAACCAAAATGGTACAGTGAAGACTCATCAAGGAATCATTGTTTACCAAAATCAACCCAACCCTTTCTCTGAGTTCACGATTGTTGGTTATGAACTGCCAGATGCAGCTCAAGCAACGATTACGGTTTATGATCTCAATAGTAAAGTTCTGCACAAGAGTGTTATGAACGCAACTAAAGGATATAACCAGTTTGAACTCAATACATCACAATTAGGAGCAACAGGAGTTCTGTTCTACCAATTGGATGCGGCCGGTTATACCGCGACGAAGAGAATGGTTGTCATCAAGTAA
- the ruvX gene encoding Holliday junction resolvase RuvX: MSRILGIDYGIKRCGLAVTDPMQLIVSGLDTIFTNDLKDFVLAYNTTENLHKIVLGKPVHKDGTDTFLMLEIEKFSEWVLQMLPNVQIDFVDERNTSVAAKAAILESGVKKKDRRNKALVDKVSAVIILQRYLGHY; this comes from the coding sequence ATGTCGCGGATACTGGGAATTGATTACGGAATTAAACGATGTGGATTGGCTGTAACTGATCCTATGCAATTAATTGTGAGTGGACTTGACACCATTTTTACCAATGATTTGAAAGATTTTGTGCTCGCATACAATACAACAGAGAATTTACATAAAATTGTACTTGGCAAACCTGTGCATAAAGATGGAACGGACACATTTTTAATGTTGGAAATTGAAAAATTCTCTGAATGGGTACTTCAGATGTTGCCAAATGTTCAGATTGATTTTGTGGATGAACGAAATACTTCGGTCGCTGCCAAAGCTGCAATTTTGGAAAGTGGAGTTAAAAAAAAGGATCGAAGAAATAAAGCATTGGTCGACAAGGTAAGTGCAGTTATTATTTTACAACGATATTTAGGACATTATTGA
- the def gene encoding peptide deformylase, with the protein MVLPIVLYGNPVLKLVSKSIDQNYPDLHQLIKNMWDTMYFAKGVGLAAPQIGIPIRLFVIDSLEYYKKEDQGKGFKKVFLNAQILDQQGPQWGFDEGCLSIPKITAEVLRKPVIKIRYQDEQFKWHEEEYDDMNARIIQHEYDHIEGILFVEKISAMRKRIIQSKLDKIKRGIVDVKYPVKQ; encoded by the coding sequence ATGGTTCTTCCAATAGTTTTATATGGGAATCCGGTTTTAAAATTGGTATCAAAATCCATTGACCAGAACTATCCCGATCTTCATCAACTTATCAAAAATATGTGGGATACCATGTATTTTGCAAAAGGAGTTGGTCTTGCTGCCCCGCAAATAGGAATTCCTATTCGTTTATTTGTTATTGACTCTTTGGAGTATTATAAAAAGGAGGACCAAGGCAAAGGGTTTAAGAAGGTTTTTTTGAATGCGCAAATTTTGGATCAACAAGGTCCACAATGGGGTTTTGATGAAGGTTGTTTAAGTATTCCTAAAATTACTGCTGAAGTACTGCGGAAGCCGGTGATAAAAATCCGATACCAGGACGAGCAATTTAAATGGCACGAGGAAGAGTATGATGATATGAATGCAAGAATTATTCAACATGAATACGATCATATTGAAGGTATCCTATTTGTTGAAAAAATTAGCGCAATGCGGAAACGCATTATACAATCGAAACTTGATAAAATTAAAAGGGGAATTGTTGATGTCAAATATCCCGTAAAGCAGTAA
- a CDS encoding T9SS type A sorting domain-containing protein has product MKKLLNILALFVICIFQLNSQLSKIFVLNEGSFDFVSGQITVPVSLGVFDVNSKTYQQISEIPNARFASDLLIHENSIWIAADKYLIEFNLNTLTHIRTKEIEGIRKLAIKDELIIVTRGEYLKNLNSYVQILNKMDFSLLFEIPETEMGFTTENIVVKDRVAYIGVNNGFVFGQEVGKILKIDLDSLKWNQTIDLGVDGKNPENLMLYEDVLLSLNNKDFTGSSVSVIDLKNNEVRNHNLADVQSLCGTSTLMKSGVIYQEFGETTLGRYDITGNTSSTFKELNDAVYGMSFSENFNVLCAGVTDFKSFGKVFVYDKDINELYNFNTSIAPGYFAFQGISVNTKHENASLDITVSPNPVLDYCYIESSDNIEEITLFDMMGSQILKQSLLKINTRALASGTYILKVRSKHKSGKTLLVKY; this is encoded by the coding sequence ATGAAAAAATTATTAAATATATTAGCACTATTTGTTATATGTATTTTTCAATTAAATAGTCAGTTAAGTAAAATATTCGTACTCAATGAAGGGTCTTTTGACTTTGTCAGCGGTCAAATTACAGTACCTGTGAGCCTAGGCGTGTTTGATGTTAATTCTAAAACTTATCAGCAAATCTCGGAAATTCCAAATGCACGATTTGCATCAGATCTCCTCATTCATGAGAATTCGATTTGGATCGCTGCTGATAAATATTTGATAGAATTCAATTTGAACACATTGACCCATATCCGGACAAAGGAAATTGAAGGGATTAGAAAATTGGCCATAAAAGATGAGTTGATTATCGTGACCCGGGGCGAATATTTAAAAAATTTGAACTCCTACGTGCAAATATTGAATAAAATGGATTTTAGTTTATTGTTTGAAATTCCAGAGACTGAAATGGGATTTACTACCGAAAATATTGTGGTGAAGGATCGTGTAGCATATATAGGGGTAAATAACGGTTTCGTATTTGGACAGGAAGTTGGAAAGATTTTAAAAATAGATTTGGATTCCTTAAAGTGGAATCAAACTATAGATTTGGGTGTTGATGGAAAAAATCCTGAAAACTTAATGCTTTATGAAGATGTATTGCTGAGTCTTAACAATAAAGATTTTACTGGAAGTTCAGTTTCAGTGATAGATTTAAAGAACAATGAAGTGCGGAATCATAATTTAGCCGATGTTCAATCTCTTTGCGGTACATCTACGCTAATGAAGTCTGGTGTAATTTATCAGGAGTTTGGAGAGACTACTTTAGGTCGGTACGATATTACGGGAAATACATCTTCAACATTCAAAGAATTAAACGATGCCGTTTATGGAATGTCATTTTCTGAAAATTTTAATGTACTATGTGCCGGAGTTACCGATTTTAAATCATTTGGCAAGGTGTTCGTTTATGATAAAGATATTAACGAGTTATATAATTTTAATACAAGCATTGCACCCGGATATTTTGCATTTCAAGGTATTTCTGTGAACACAAAACACGAGAATGCATCATTGGATATTACAGTATCGCCTAATCCTGTTTTGGATTATTGCTATATTGAATCCTCTGATAATATTGAAGAAATAACTTTGTTTGATATGATGGGTAGTCAAATTCTTAAGCAAAGTCTTCTTAAAATAAATACAAGGGCGCTTGCAAGTGGTACCTATATCCTTAAAGTAAGATCCAAACATAAAAGCGGAAAAACCCTGCTTGTAAAATATTAA
- a CDS encoding GIY-YIG nuclease family protein, whose product MNTHFFVYILYSKSADIHYIGHTSNLDDRISLT is encoded by the coding sequence ATGAACACCCATTTCTTTGTTTACATCTTGTATTCAAAATCTGCTGATATTCATTACATTGGACATACTTCCAATTTAGATGATAGGATATCCTTAACTTAA
- a CDS encoding GIY-YIG nuclease family protein — MNTHFFVYILYSKSADIHYIGHTSNLDDRVLRHNKGLENFTSKFRPWTLVFALKKDSKVQAFALELKLKNLSTLRLLSFIQKYSSDNIL; from the coding sequence ATGAACACCCATTTCTTTGTTTACATCTTGTATTCAAAATCTGCTGATATTCATTACATTGGACATACTTCCAATTTAGATGATAGGGTTTTACGTCATAATAAAGGTCTTGAAAATTTTACTTCAAAATTTCGACCCTGGACTTTAGTTTTCGCTTTAAAAAAAGACTCTAAAGTTCAAGCATTTGCCCTCGAACTCAAGTTAAAGAATCTTTCAACTTTGAGACTTTTGAGTTTCATCCAAAAATATTCTTCCGACAATATACTTTGA
- a CDS encoding TatD family hydrolase codes for MKELTFIDTHAHIYADAFQDDRDTVINNALNVNVHKIVLPNIDVNSMSGMLALQIKYPEICYATIGLHPCDVKENYKNILNEFESQIQNPIFIGIGETGTDAYWDLSNWEAQKLAFITQLEWAKSSSKPIIIHSRNSLDENIKLVQSQQNGKVSGVFHCFGGNLEQAKQIIDLGFYLGIGGTISYKNNPLKEVISKIPLSSILLETDSPYLSPVPFRGKRNEPSYIPIIASTLAQFYQCPIDEIALQTTQNANKLFQF; via the coding sequence ATGAAAGAATTGACTTTTATTGATACACATGCTCATATTTATGCTGATGCATTCCAGGATGATAGGGATACCGTCATTAATAATGCACTAAACGTAAATGTACATAAAATAGTCCTTCCTAACATCGATGTTAATTCAATGTCGGGCATGTTAGCCTTGCAAATTAAATACCCTGAAATTTGTTATGCAACCATTGGTCTTCATCCTTGCGATGTAAAAGAAAATTATAAAAATATCCTAAACGAATTTGAATCACAAATTCAAAATCCTATTTTTATTGGCATAGGAGAAACTGGCACTGATGCCTATTGGGATCTTTCGAATTGGGAAGCACAAAAATTAGCTTTCATTACACAGTTGGAATGGGCAAAGTCAAGCAGTAAACCTATAATTATACATTCCAGAAACAGTCTGGATGAAAATATTAAGTTAGTGCAATCACAACAGAATGGCAAAGTATCAGGGGTTTTTCATTGTTTTGGAGGCAACTTGGAACAAGCTAAGCAAATTATTGATCTTGGATTTTATTTAGGAATTGGCGGCACGATTAGCTATAAAAACAACCCATTAAAAGAAGTGATTTCAAAAATTCCATTATCAAGCATATTATTAGAAACAGATTCTCCATATTTAAGCCCCGTACCATTTCGGGGTAAACGAAATGAACCTTCATACATACCAATCATTGCTTCAACTCTTGCACAATTTTATCAATGCCCAATCGATGAAATAGCTTTACAAACTACTCAAAACGCAAATAAGTTATTTCAATTCTGA
- a CDS encoding ribonuclease H family protein, translated as MSKKNKYYVVWNGHQPGIYKTWDECLLQVKAFPNAKYKAFNSEIEARDAYLQVYESKSVPKKRINRDWRNVIPENAVVVDAACSGNPGDMEYRGVLPFEGKEIFHMGPLKKGTNNLGEFLAIVHALAYLKKLEQNSVPIYSDSKIAIKWVKLKHPATKLVFDHHNKPLQDLVKRAVDWLHTHQYSNPVLKWETEEWGENPADFGRK; from the coding sequence ATGTCTAAAAAAAACAAATATTATGTTGTTTGGAACGGACATCAGCCAGGGATCTATAAAACCTGGGATGAATGTTTGTTGCAAGTTAAGGCATTTCCCAATGCAAAATACAAAGCTTTTAATTCTGAAATAGAAGCTCGAGATGCATATTTGCAAGTTTATGAATCAAAATCAGTTCCTAAGAAAAGAATCAACAGAGATTGGAGAAATGTCATTCCGGAAAATGCAGTAGTTGTTGATGCAGCTTGCAGTGGAAATCCAGGGGATATGGAATATCGCGGCGTTTTGCCATTTGAAGGGAAAGAAATATTTCATATGGGACCTTTAAAGAAAGGCACAAATAATTTAGGAGAGTTTTTGGCAATTGTACATGCACTGGCATATTTAAAAAAATTGGAACAAAACTCAGTGCCGATATACTCTGATTCAAAAATTGCAATAAAATGGGTAAAGCTGAAACATCCAGCCACAAAACTGGTTTTTGATCATCATAACAAACCATTGCAGGACTTGGTGAAGCGAGCTGTAGATTGGTTACATACGCATCAATATTCAAATCCGGTACTTAAATGGGAAACTGAAGAATGGGGAGAAAATCCTGCTGATTTTGGCAGAAAATAA
- a CDS encoding polyprenol monophosphomannose synthase, with product MKGNLVIIPTYNEIENIDAIITAVIELPISCDILVVDDGSPDGTGQRVEDYTKMYPDRVHLLQRTGKSGLGRAYIAGFKWALEKPYSCIAEMDADFSHPPERLIELFETCGTGKADVCVGSRYVKGGGVLNWPYSRLLLSKGASLYVRWITRMPVLDPTAGFVCYTREVLKSIGLDHIQFIGYAFQIEMKYTAYKLGFSIREIPILFPDRIKGKSKMNIFIIKEALLGVFKLRFKIFKRQK from the coding sequence TTGAAAGGCAATTTAGTCATCATACCAACTTATAATGAAATTGAAAATATCGATGCAATTATAACAGCTGTCATTGAATTGCCAATAAGTTGTGATATCCTGGTTGTAGATGATGGTTCTCCTGATGGAACAGGTCAAAGAGTCGAGGATTACACCAAAATGTATCCAGATCGGGTTCACTTGCTCCAAAGAACAGGAAAATCAGGACTGGGCAGAGCCTATATTGCTGGATTCAAATGGGCTTTGGAAAAACCTTATTCCTGTATCGCAGAAATGGATGCAGACTTCTCACATCCCCCCGAAAGACTTATTGAATTATTTGAAACTTGCGGAACAGGCAAAGCAGATGTTTGTGTAGGATCACGATATGTAAAAGGAGGGGGGGTATTGAATTGGCCTTATTCAAGATTGCTTTTATCAAAAGGAGCTTCACTTTATGTGAGATGGATCACCCGTATGCCTGTTCTAGATCCCACTGCGGGATTTGTATGTTATACAAGGGAAGTATTAAAATCAATTGGCTTGGATCACATTCAATTCATTGGATATGCCTTTCAGATTGAAATGAAATACACTGCATACAAGTTAGGATTCTCCATCAGAGAAATTCCCATATTATTCCCTGACAGGATTAAGGGAAAATCCAAAATGAATATTTTTATAATAAAAGAAGCTTTGTTAGGTGTTTTTAAACTTCGATTTAAAATATTTAAACGTCAAAAATAA